A DNA window from Bacteroidota bacterium contains the following coding sequences:
- a CDS encoding DUF2007 domain-containing protein — protein sequence MEKDWVCIRTASTSQDAEIIKGLLIFNEINSVVINKQDSSYNMFGYFEVYVNRDDAVKAEFVLKENNSPS from the coding sequence ATGGAAAAAGACTGGGTTTGCATTCGTACTGCTTCTACATCTCAAGACGCTGAAATAATAAAAGGTTTGCTGATCTTCAATGAGATCAACAGCGTTGTCATCAATAAACAGGATTCTTCTTACAATATGTTTGGATATTTTGAAGTGTATGTGAACCGAGATGATGCAGTGAAAGCAGAATTTGTGTTAAAGGAAAACAACAG